Proteins from one Pseudomonas grandcourensis genomic window:
- a CDS encoding sigma-54 dependent transcriptional regulator, translating into MWRETKILLIDDDSVRRRDLAVILNFLGEENLPCGSHDWQQAVGSLSSSREVICVLIGTVNAPGALLGLLKTLSTWDEFLPVLLMGDNSSIDLPEDQRRRVLSTLEMPPSYSKLLDSLHRAQVYREMYDQARERGRHREPNLFRSLVGTSRAIQHVRQMMQQVADTDASVLILGESGTGKEVVARNLHYHSKRREAPFVPVNCGAIPAELLESELFGHEKGAFTGAITSRAGRFELANGGTLFLDEIGDMPLPMQVKLLRVLQERTFERVGSNKTQSVDVRIIAATHKNLESMIEIGTFREDLYYRLNVFPIEMAPLRERVEDIPLLMNELISRMEHEKRGSIRFNSAAIMSLCRHGWPGNVRELANLVERMAIMHPYGVIGVVELPKKFRYVDDEDEQMVDSLRSDLEERVAINGHTPDFTANAMLPPEGLDLKDYLGGLEQGLIQQALDDANGIVARAAERLRIRRTTLVEKMRKYGMSRRDGDEQADD; encoded by the coding sequence TGACTGGCAGCAGGCTGTCGGCTCTTTGTCGTCAAGTCGTGAAGTGATCTGTGTCCTCATCGGGACGGTCAACGCTCCTGGTGCACTTCTGGGCTTGCTTAAGACACTCTCGACATGGGATGAGTTCCTTCCGGTTTTGTTAATGGGCGATAATTCTTCCATTGACCTGCCGGAAGACCAGCGTCGGCGAGTGCTTTCGACCCTCGAAATGCCGCCCAGCTACAGCAAATTGCTCGATTCGCTGCACCGTGCCCAGGTCTATCGCGAGATGTACGACCAGGCCCGCGAGCGCGGTCGTCATCGCGAACCCAATCTTTTCCGCAGTCTTGTCGGCACCAGTCGGGCGATTCAACACGTCCGCCAGATGATGCAGCAAGTCGCCGATACCGATGCCAGCGTGCTGATCCTCGGTGAGTCCGGCACCGGCAAGGAAGTGGTTGCGCGCAACCTGCATTACCATTCCAAGCGCCGCGAAGCGCCGTTCGTGCCGGTCAACTGCGGGGCGATCCCGGCCGAGCTGCTGGAAAGCGAATTGTTCGGTCATGAGAAGGGCGCCTTCACCGGGGCGATCACCAGCCGCGCCGGTCGATTCGAACTGGCCAACGGCGGCACCCTGTTCCTCGATGAAATCGGCGACATGCCGCTGCCGATGCAGGTCAAGTTGCTGCGCGTGTTGCAGGAGCGCACCTTCGAGCGCGTGGGCAGCAACAAGACCCAGAGCGTCGACGTGCGCATCATTGCGGCGACCCACAAAAATCTCGAAAGCATGATCGAGATCGGCACCTTCCGCGAAGACTTGTACTACCGCCTGAATGTGTTCCCGATCGAGATGGCGCCGCTGCGTGAGCGCGTCGAAGACATTCCGCTGCTGATGAACGAACTGATCTCGCGCATGGAGCACGAGAAGCGCGGTTCGATCCGGTTCAACTCGGCGGCGATCATGTCGCTGTGCCGGCATGGCTGGCCGGGCAACGTCCGTGAACTGGCCAACCTGGTGGAGCGCATGGCGATCATGCATCCATACGGCGTGATCGGCGTGGTCGAGTTGCCGAAGAAATTCCGCTACGTCGACGATGAAGACGAGCAGATGGTGGACAGCCTGCGCAGTGATCTGGAAGAGCGTGTGGCCATCAACGGTCATACGCCGGACTTCACGGCCAACGCCATGTTGCCTCCGGAGGGCCTGGACCTGAAGGACTACCTCGGTGGTCTGGAGCAAGGCTTGATTCAGCAGGCGCTGGATGATGCCAACGGCATTGTGGCGCGCGCGGCCGAGCGCCTGCGCATCCGTCGTACCACGCTGGTGGAAAAGATGCGCAAGTACGGCATGAGCCGTCGTGATGGAGACGAACAGGCGGATGATTGA